One Candidatus Aminicenantes bacterium DNA segment encodes these proteins:
- the efp gene encoding elongation factor P: MIDATHIRKNMILKMEDGQLWRVVEMQLITPGRWKAMVQTKLRSLKDNSVKDHRFRSVDRVEQIHLDAVDMEFMYQNGDEYVFMNHQTYDQVQLTAEAIGDSVKYLVPNVVFSIESFDGLPVNVIPPTFMEMKVASTELSMRGATAAASYKPATMENGLIVPVPPFVNDGDVIRIDTREDKYLERVK, from the coding sequence ATGATCGACGCCACGCATATCCGCAAGAACATGATCCTGAAGATGGAGGACGGCCAACTCTGGCGGGTCGTCGAGATGCAGCTGATCACACCCGGCCGCTGGAAGGCCATGGTCCAGACAAAGCTACGGAGCCTGAAGGACAATTCGGTCAAGGACCACCGCTTCCGCTCGGTCGACCGGGTCGAACAGATCCACCTCGACGCCGTCGATATGGAGTTCATGTACCAGAACGGCGACGAATACGTCTTCATGAACCACCAGACCTACGACCAGGTCCAGCTCACCGCCGAGGCCATCGGCGACTCCGTCAAGTATCTGGTCCCCAACGTCGTCTTCAGCATCGAGAGCTTCGACGGCCTGCCCGTCAACGTCATCCCCCCGACGTTCATGGAGATGAAGGTCGCCTCGACCGAGCTGTCGATGAGGGGCGCCACGGCCGCCGCCTCCTACAAGCCGGCCACCATGGAGAACGGGCTGATTGTTCCCGTCCCCCCGTTCGTCAACGACGGCGACGTCATCCGCATCGACACCCGGGAGGACAAATACCTGGAGCGGGTCAAGTAA